A genomic stretch from Corynebacterium kutscheri includes:
- the nadD gene encoding nicotinate-nucleotide adenylyltransferase, translated as MSRRIGVMGGTFDPIHHGHLVAASEVAARFALDEVIFVPTGQSWQKEDRFVTPKEDRYLMTVIATASNPRFSVSRVDIDRPGATYTIDTLQELHQQFPDDELFFITGADALSSILSWHQWEELFSLATFVGVTRPGYELSEDFLPVQHQKRVELIEIPAMAISSTSCRQRVRQGMPVWYLVPDGVVQYIAKRQLYDEI; from the coding sequence ATGAGTCGTCGAATTGGGGTTATGGGTGGCACTTTTGATCCGATTCATCATGGGCATTTGGTGGCAGCAAGTGAAGTTGCGGCTCGTTTTGCTCTTGATGAGGTTATTTTCGTTCCCACCGGTCAATCGTGGCAAAAAGAGGATCGTTTTGTCACTCCGAAAGAAGATCGTTATCTTATGACCGTGATTGCTACTGCGTCGAATCCACGTTTTAGCGTATCCCGAGTAGATATTGATCGTCCAGGTGCTACTTATACCATCGATACATTGCAGGAATTACATCAGCAGTTTCCAGATGATGAATTGTTTTTTATCACCGGTGCAGATGCTTTAAGTTCCATTTTGAGTTGGCACCAGTGGGAAGAACTTTTTTCTTTGGCTACCTTCGTTGGTGTGACTCGCCCTGGTTATGAGCTAAGTGAAGATTTTTTACCAGTTCAACACCAAAAACGAGTGGAACTTATTGAAATTCCAGCAATGGCAATTTCTTCTACGAGTTGTAGGCAGCGAGTTCGGCAAGGAATGCCGGTATGGTATCTCGTTCCTGATGGAGTGGTGCAGTATATAGCCAAACGCCAGCTCTATGATGAGATATAA